In Acidimicrobiales bacterium, the genomic stretch CAGCAGGCGCTCCTCGGGGGTCAGCTCGGTCTCCCCCTTGGGAGTGACCTTCCCGACCAGAACGTCCCCGGGGCCGACCTCGGCCCCGATGCGGATGATGCCGCGCTCGTCGAGGTCCTTCAGGATCTCCTCGGAGAGGTTGGGGATGTCCCGGGTGATCTCCTCGGCGCCGAGCTTGGTGTCCCGGGCGTCGACCTCGTGCTCCTCGATGTGGATCGAGGTCAGGACGTCGTCGCGGACCAGGCGCTCCGACAGGATGATGGCGTCCTCGAAGTTGTAGCCCTCCCAGGGCATGAAGGCCACCAGCAGGTTCTTGCCGAGGGCCAGCTCCCCGTTGTGGGTGGACGGACCGTCGGCCATCACCGTGCCCACCTCCACCTTGTCCCCCTCCTCGACCAGCGACTTCTGGTTGATCGAGGTGTTCTGGTTGGAGCGGCGGAACTTCGCCAGCCGGTAGATCTTGCGGCCGAGGGGATGGCCGAGCCGGTCCTTCTGGCCGGCGGTGTACTCGATGACGATCTGGTCACCGGTGACCTCGGACACCGTGCCGGTGCCCTCGGCCACGACCACGTCCCCGGCGTCCTGGGCGGCCCGGGCCTCGACCCCGGTGCCGATGAACGGCGCCTCGGGGACGACCAGGGGCACGGCCTGCTTCTGCATGTTGGCGCCCATGAGCGCCCGGTTGGCGTCGTCGTGCTCGATGAACGGGATGAGCGCCGTCGATATCGACACGATCTGCTTCGGGCTCACGTCCATCAGGTCGACCTCGGCCGGGGGCACGAAGTCGACCTCCGATGTCGTGCCGTACGAGGTGGTGGTGGCACCGACCCGCACACCGGCGCCCTGCGGGCCGCGGCGGACCAGCACGCGGTCACCGACCAGACGCCCGCCGTCGTCCAGGACCGCGTTGGCCTGGGCGATGACGTGCTCCTCCTCGTCGTCGGCTGCGAGGTACACGACGTTCTTGGGGTCACGGTCGACCAGGCCGTCGCGCACGGGGAAGTACGGCGTCTCGATGAACCCGAACTTGTTGACCCGGGCGTAGGTGGCCAGGGCGCCGATGAGGCCGATGTTCGGGCCCTCCGGCGTCTCGATCGGGCACATGCGGCCGTAGTGGGACGTGTGCACGTCCCGGACCTCGAACCCGGCGCGCTCCCTCGACAGACCGCCGGGGCCGAGGGCCGACAGCCGGCGCTTGTGGGCCAGCCCCGACAGCGGGTTGACCTGATCCATGAACTGGGAGAGCTGGCTGGTGCCGAAGAACTCCTTGATGGCCGCCACGACCGGGCGGATGTTGATGAGGGTCTGGGGCGTGATGGCCTCGACGTCCTGGGTGGTCATCCGCTCCCGGACGACCCTCTCCATCCGGGACAGCCCCACCCGGACCTGGTTCTGGATCAGCTCACCAACCGACCGCACCCGGCGGTTGGCGAAGTGGTCCTGGTCGTCCAGGCGGTAGCCGGACTCCCCGTTGGCCAGATGGAGCAGGTAGCTGGCCGCGGCCAGCATCTCCGACGGGCTCAGGACGCCCTGGTCGGACTCGGGCCGCTCCAGGTCCACCCCGAGGATGCCGGCGATCTTCTCGACCTCCGGGCCCAGCTTCTTGTTCAGCTTGTGCCGGCCGACCTTGGTCAGGTCGTAGCGCTTCGGGTTGAAGAAGGCGTTCTCGAAGTACGCACGCGCCGACTCCACCGAGGGCGGCTCACCGGGGCGGGCCCGCTTGTAGATCTCGAGCAGGGCCTCCTCCCGGGTGGGGGCGATGTCGCGCTCCTTCTCCCACTGGCCCTCGAGGAAGTCGAAGTGGCGCACGAAACGCGACAGCAGCGCCTCGTCCTCGTAGCCGAGGGCCCGGAGCAGGATGAACAGCGACAGGCGCCGCTTGCGCGCCACGCGGGTGCCTGCGGTGATGTCCTTGCCCGGCTTGGCCTCGACGTCGAACTCGATCCACTCGCCGCGGTAGGGGTGGATCGTTCCGGTCACGATGGTCTTGGCATCCCGCCCGGGCTGGAAGATCACTCCGGGTGAGCGGACGAGCTGGCTGACGACCACCCGCTCGGTGCCGTTGACGATGAACGTTCCCCTGTCCGTCATCATCGGGAAGTCCCCCATGAAGACGGTCTGCTCCTTGATCTCACCCGTGGAGGCGTTCATGAACCGGGCCCGCACGAAGATCGGGGCCGCGTAGGTCATGTCCTTCTCCTTGCACTCCTCCACCGAGAACTTGGGCGGAGGGCGCAGGTCGGGGTCGCTCGGGTCGAACTCCAGCTCCAGCCGGAGGGTCCCGGTGAAGTCCTCGATCGGGCTGATGTCGGCGAAGGTCTCCGCCAGGCCCTCCTCGAGGAAGTCCTTGAACGAGTCGCGCTGGACGGCCACGAGGTCGGGCAGGGGCAGAACCTCGTCCAGGTTGGCGAAGGTGAAGCGTTCCGGGGTCGCAGAACGAGCGGGCAAGCCGAACTCCTAGTGGGGAG encodes the following:
- the rpoB gene encoding DNA-directed RNA polymerase subunit beta: MPARSATPERFTFANLDEVLPLPDLVAVQRDSFKDFLEEGLAETFADISPIEDFTGTLRLELEFDPSDPDLRPPPKFSVEECKEKDMTYAAPIFVRARFMNASTGEIKEQTVFMGDFPMMTDRGTFIVNGTERVVVSQLVRSPGVIFQPGRDAKTIVTGTIHPYRGEWIEFDVEAKPGKDITAGTRVARKRRLSLFILLRALGYEDEALLSRFVRHFDFLEGQWEKERDIAPTREEALLEIYKRARPGEPPSVESARAYFENAFFNPKRYDLTKVGRHKLNKKLGPEVEKIAGILGVDLERPESDQGVLSPSEMLAAASYLLHLANGESGYRLDDQDHFANRRVRSVGELIQNQVRVGLSRMERVVRERMTTQDVEAITPQTLINIRPVVAAIKEFFGTSQLSQFMDQVNPLSGLAHKRRLSALGPGGLSRERAGFEVRDVHTSHYGRMCPIETPEGPNIGLIGALATYARVNKFGFIETPYFPVRDGLVDRDPKNVVYLAADDEEEHVIAQANAVLDDGGRLVGDRVLVRRGPQGAGVRVGATTTSYGTTSEVDFVPPAEVDLMDVSPKQIVSISTALIPFIEHDDANRALMGANMQKQAVPLVVPEAPFIGTGVEARAAQDAGDVVVAEGTGTVSEVTGDQIVIEYTAGQKDRLGHPLGRKIYRLAKFRRSNQNTSINQKSLVEEGDKVEVGTVMADGPSTHNGELALGKNLLVAFMPWEGYNFEDAIILSERLVRDDVLTSIHIEEHEVDARDTKLGAEEITRDIPNLSEEILKDLDERGIIRIGAEVGPGDVLVGKVTPKGETELTPEERLL